A single Triticum dicoccoides isolate Atlit2015 ecotype Zavitan chromosome 2A, WEW_v2.0, whole genome shotgun sequence DNA region contains:
- the LOC119351926 gene encoding cytochrome P450 716B1-like yields the protein MDYLAIVVALVVVTASSIAIHLLARAKKARPGNLPPGSLGLPVIGQSLGLLRAMRGDGGSRWIQDRIDRYGPVSKLSLFGRPTVLLAGPAANKFLFFSGAFSTRQPRSVQRILGEKSILDLHGADHRRIRGALLEFLRPDMLKAYVGRIDGEVRRHLQENWAGRATVTVLPLMKRLTFDIISALLFGLERGAVRDALAADFVRMVEGIWAVPVNLPFTAFSRSLKASGRARRVLQEITREKKKASQVEVEHGNGKASRNSDLITCLLSLRDGHGERLLTDEEIVDNAMVALIAGHDTSSILMTFMVRHLASDDATLAAMVQEHEEIAKNKGDGEALTWEDLAKMKLTWRVAQETLRVVPPIFGNFRRALEDTEFDGYLIPKGWQVFWTANVTHMDASIFHEPAKFDPSRFETENQRASAAPPFSFVAFGGGPRICPGIEFSRIETLVTMHHLVRQFRWKLCCKEDTFVRDPMPSPLLGLPVQIEHRASP from the exons ATGGATTATTTGGCCATAGTCGTGGCACTCGTTGTTGTCACCGCCTCGTCCATTGCCATCCACCTCCTCGCCAGAGCCAAGAAAGCACGGCCGGGCAACCTTCCCCCGGGCTCCCTCGGCCTGCCGGTTATCGGCCAGAGCCTCGGCCTCCTTCGGGCCATGCGCGGCGACGGCGGCAGCCGCTGGATCCAGGACCGGATCGACAGGTACGGGCCCGTGTCCAAGCTGTCACTGTTCGGCAGGCCGACGGTGCTCCTGGCCGGGCCGGCGGCCAACAAGTTCCTGTTCTTCAGCGGCGCTTTCTCCACCCGGCAGCCCCGGTCCGTGCAGCGGATACTCGGGGAGAAGAGCATCCTCGACCTCCACGGCGCCGACCACCGGCGCATCCGCGGCGCCCTGCTCGAGTTCCTCAGGCCGGACATGCTCAAGGCGTACGTGGGCAGGAtcgacggcgaggtgcggcgccACCTCCAGGAGAACTGGGCCGGCCGCGCCACCGTCACGGTGCTGCCGCTCATGAAGCGGCTCACGTTCGACATCATCTCAGCGCTGCTCTTCGGTCTCGAGAGGGGCGCCGTGCGGGACGCCCTGGCCGCCGACTTCGTGCGCATGGTCGAGGGCATATGGGCCGTCCCGGTGAACCTGCCGTTCACGGCCTTCAGCCGGAGCCTCAAGGCTAGCGGCAGAGCCCGCCGGGTGCTCCAGGAGATCACCCGGGAGAAGAAGAAGGCCAgccaggtggaggtggagcacggcAACGGCAAGGCGTCGCGGAACAGCGACCTCATCACCTGCCTGCTCAGCCTGAGGGACGGCCATGGCGAGCGGCTGCTGACCGACGAGGAGATCGTCGACAACGCCATGGTCGCCCTCATCGCCGGCCACGACACGTCGTCCATCCTTATGACGTTCATGGTCCGCCACCTTGCCAGCGACGATGCCACCCTCGCCGCCATGGTTCAAG AGCATGAGGAGATCGCCAAGAACAAAGGTGACGGCGAGGCTCTCACCTGGGAAGATCTGGCGAAGATGAAGCTCACATGGCGGGTCGCGCAGGAGACGCTCCGCGTCGTCCCTCCGATCTTCGGCAACTTCAGAAGAGCACTCGAGGACACCGAGTTCGACGGCTACCTCATCCCAAAAGGATGGCAG GTGTTCTGGACGGCAAACGTGACGCACATGGACGCGAGCATCTTCCACGAGCCGGCCAAGTTCGACCCGTCCCGGTTTGAGACCGAGAACCAAAGGGCGTCGGCGGCGCCGCCGTTCTCCTTCGTCGCCTTCGGGGGCGGCCCGAGGATCTGCCCAGGGATAGAGTTTTCCAGGATCGAGACGCTGGTGACGATGCACCACCTTGTGAGGCAGTTCAGATGGAAGCTCTGCTGCAAGGAGGACACCTTCGTGAGGGACCCCATGCCGTCGCCGCTGCTCGGCCTGCCCGTCCAAATCGAGCACAGGGCCTCTCCTTGA